A region from the Streptomyces tsukubensis genome encodes:
- a CDS encoding ABC transporter ATP-binding protein codes for MTTEGALLVAEDLRKAYGPTPALDGAHFSVHAGEVVAVMGPSGSGKSTLLHCLAGIVPPDSGSIRYQGRELASLSDKERSKLRRTAFGFVFQFGQLVPELTCTENVALPLRLAGTGRKEAETAARQWMERLEVDDIGHKRPGQISGGQGQRVAVARSLVTSPRVLFADEPTGALDSLNGERVMELFTEAARSTGAAVVLVTHEARVAAYSDREVVVRDGKTRGLEYVA; via the coding sequence ATGACCACCGAAGGAGCCCTGCTCGTCGCCGAGGACCTGCGCAAGGCGTACGGCCCCACCCCCGCCCTGGACGGCGCCCACTTCTCCGTCCACGCCGGTGAGGTCGTCGCTGTCATGGGGCCCTCCGGCTCCGGCAAGTCGACCCTGCTGCACTGCCTCGCCGGCATCGTGCCGCCCGACTCCGGATCCATCCGCTACCAGGGCCGCGAACTGGCCTCGCTCTCCGACAAGGAGCGCAGCAAACTCCGCCGTACCGCCTTCGGCTTCGTCTTCCAGTTCGGCCAGCTGGTGCCCGAGCTGACCTGCACGGAGAACGTCGCCCTGCCGCTCCGCCTCGCCGGGACCGGCCGGAAGGAGGCCGAGACGGCCGCCCGGCAGTGGATGGAGCGGCTGGAAGTCGACGACATCGGGCACAAGCGCCCCGGCCAGATATCCGGCGGGCAGGGGCAGCGGGTCGCCGTCGCCCGCTCCCTGGTCACCTCGCCCCGGGTGCTCTTCGCCGACGAACCCACCGGCGCCCTCGACTCCCTCAACGGTGAGCGGGTGATGGAGCTGTTCACCGAAGCCGCCCGGTCGACCGGCGCGGCCGTCGTCCTCGTCACCCACGAGGCCCGGGTCGCGGCCTACTCGGACCGGGAAGTCGTCGTCCGCGACGGAAAGACCCGGGGCCTGGAGTACGTCGCATGA